Part of the Penicillium digitatum chromosome 4, complete sequence genome is shown below.
GGAACACAATCCTCAGGAGTTTCACGCATCCCAAACACAGTACGAACAGCTGGTCCGAACCTACTGGTGCTGCTTTGCACAAGACTGCGAGTTGAGCTCAGGGGCCCGTCAGCACTTCGCGCTATCGTTTTCTCAGATCTCAGTTCCTCTCCCTATTAGTGATCGAGACTTCACATTTAATCATTCTCCAGCCAGTCGGTTGATGCCTGCTGATATGAATAAAGACTGTTTGCTAGCGAAGGATCTCACAATTGAGCATGGCCTCACAATCGTTACTCGAGGATTTGACATATTTGTACGAATCCTAAGATTTGCGAGCGAACATCGGCGATCACTAGCTTCCTTGTCTTCGAGTGACTCGGCTTCCCCGCTCCTCTTGACTTGGCAGGTTCTCAAGGAGGAGCTGGATGAGTGGAGATCTCTTCAGGATATAACGGTTAGGTTCCCGGCTACCAGCGTTCAGTCACATGTGGCACTCGGGTACGGGGAGCTATTTGCGTACATCAATCTAGTTCATTGCATGAGGTAATTATTTTTCTTAGAGGCATTCCAAGCCGCCATACTAACTCCATTTCTTCAGCATCCTTTTTCTCCACCGGGACCGCTTCTTATCCAGCCTCAAGCCCCATTCCGACGTTTTCCATGACACGGATGATGACGCGCAGGGCGAACCCGATACAATCAAACAGCTGTTTGAAGCCGCTCAGCAGATTGGGAGTATCCTCGATGCACTAGACGCCTCTGGTGCACCCGTCATATCACCATATTCTGGCTTCAGCGTCTTTGTCGCCGCTCATATCAACATGTACGGAACAATTGTCCCCCAGCGATATCCGGGCGGTCTCAAGCGggcagaggaagaaaagagccGAAATCTTCTCTACCTTGAGCGATTAAGCAAACTCTGGCCCGTTGGTCATAGCTGGGTAACTAGTTCCAACACACCTCTAACCAAGTATCGCAACTAACAATAATCAGTGGCGAACGGTCCAAGAAGCAAGTCGATTCTACGAAGTGGTCAGGAGTAACCAGGCCCATTCCGAGTCTGGGGTGCACAGCCCTAGAAGATTTGCCCTCGTAGGTACCCTGGACGAATATGGTGACATTCGATCTCGTCCGAGCAGAGATGCATATGCGGCAAGAGCACGAACCTCCGAATCTCGTGATACACACAGCTCTCATGTCCGCGAAGGAACTTTGTCGTCGCCTGCTGTTGGTGGTGAACCCAACTTTCATGACAGAGAGAATGCTGCGCTTGGTAATCCTCATGATTTTGAAACAGATATGTTTCAATGGCCATTTATTGATGGATCGTGGTCCCTTGGGTTTGATACTGGATTTGATGGGCTGTGGTCTAACTCGGGGTTATTTGACCTAAATCCCTCTCTTAGGTGATTgtactcttttttttctcattgGGGTAGATATTCCgctggggaaaaaaaattccatcACAACACGATATCGTCAATCAAGAGTTGTACATCCCCCCGGTGTGGTTATATATCACCACGTTTTGCTTGCATTTTACGCATCGAAGAAAGTCTGAAGGAATCATGTTGCAAGTCATCTTATTCAATAAGCATCTCAGCAAATTCCAACTGATTAATTAGAATAGGTACATTAGCTAGCTACACAATGTTGTTTGAACGCTGTATACAGATGGGTTGTGGACAGGGTCTGAAGTGGATGCACacttgaagaacaaaagtaGTGATGAAACCAAGATGGACCGTATCATTCATCAATCAGCAAAGTGGCCGAGCAGTAAATCGATCAACGCATCTTCCTTGGTCTAGTGGTGATGATTTCCGCTTGTCATTAACACCGATAAGCGCGGGAGaccggggttcgattccccgagggagagatttcttttttgggcgGTTTGATTCTTTTTCCTATTCTTATGTGTACACTCTCTGATTGAGAAAATGACAGATTTTTCGAAGGAGAAATAAATAATACCCAAGACTGAAACCGACTCTGCAGGAGGAATTATCCCCGGCTTATTGCATATCTAGATTCGACATTTTAGGGCAAAAAAACAACACTGCAGCAAATGATCTCATAGAATACCATCTAGACATTCAAATGAAACGAAACCTTCCTTGCCATTCCATCAAGACACCCAGCAATGTCAGCACAGTAACAATCACATGGGCCGTTTTTAAGGGCCAACATTATGTTGACCAAGTCGTGCTCTATGGCAAGAAAAACATCCTCGAATTTGTAATGGCCATCAAGTCCACGGGACCAAAAGGCGGTATTGCGACGGATTATCTCGCTGTCAGGAGCCCCAGCAACCATATCGAGGGCGATGTTTATAATCCGATCCGTTTGAACTGACAGTTCTACTACTGCCCGAGAGACATCCTTGATACGCTTCTTTCCTCGATCATCTGGATCACACTGTAGGATATGGACTTGGACATCCAAGTTGGTTTTGAAGATGCGGCATTCATCTAGGAGTTTGTCTTGCAAGTATGGGAAT
Proteins encoded:
- a CDS encoding Fungal transcriptional regulatory protein, N-terminal, whose amino-acid sequence is MNSDELREEEIYADYARNNLAQRVLEAPSLHLAQSLVMLSFYEWGTGRPYQAWMYSGMATYMIQSLLKMADDSMEHNPQEFHASQTQYEQLVRTYWCCFAQDCELSSGARQHFALSFSQISVPLPISDRDFTFNHSPASRLMPADMNKDCLLAKDLTIEHGLTIVTRGFDIFVRILRFASEHRRSLASLSSSDSASPLLLTWQVLKEELDEWRSLQDITVRFPATSVQSHVALGYGELFAYINLVHCMSILFLHRDRFLSSLKPHSDVFHDTDDDAQGEPDTIKQLFEAAQQIGSILDALDASGAPVISPYSGFSVFVAAHINMYGTIVPQRYPGGLKRAEEEKSRNLLYLERLSKLWPVGHSWWRTVQEASRFYEVVRSNQAHSESGVHSPRRFALVGTLDEYGDIRSRPSRDAYAARARTSESRDTHSSHVREGTLSSPAVGGEPNFHDRENAALGNPHDFETDMFQWPFIDGSWSLGFDTGFDGLWSNSGLFDLNPSLR